From the genome of Salvelinus namaycush isolate Seneca chromosome 10, SaNama_1.0, whole genome shotgun sequence, one region includes:
- the LOC120054932 gene encoding uncharacterized protein LOC120054932 isoform X1, whose product MREKKCLNCNVKLIKTLSDNMDDVVKNKLKSNAKIYSNTLERIVQKYSKLHDNGTEVNLEDITPQEVIVCMVKSELELSKLGLSKSEVDLAELSLGDISEIHRPQNTIGDFQVDISYHQDDHNNDCVDEGAVTVNSNDSVMQQAAENSHLVDNSKLNGTRSSLWGAPEELERSLSSQRSTLLDLYPSMVSQVGEAWRRQHMSDVAVGVLRRYHRLRWFSNRNLNNRNFNIRPAHRKTTLNIGQSFLQTSQNTILNVSNLKSPKLNLKMTTHTHPPPQTKVNLQEWPAERLSHRKGTDSGNGQPPHPVLVMDFSSRPSAGSSPASSPPSAAPSLLSAPSSADSSPPSSAASLPSSLSSADSSLQESPESEEPPLNQTFMVSMPSSPSSRVRHTTLVFSPARSEDTFTAGGLSSPSLRKCALPTLPHQRFFTAVCPVVSMEMSSDYRSQVAPSPYRARLLIWDGQRAASNAHHRSPKSGFAGYHQRNTVEPRSSPASSPSLHRPLMSHRKPHHLDSCSPSQLKLQSSRSSSDHESRAGQPRLRRHYSLDSFSPSVSLLRNSAKQIDKDFQKLYHKLVCQGKSSSCRMCERRAETTRGTSSALAALALSPHHSIMRKRRRELVQEQSPESKRFRDSSFVYSPGSLRQRVEMFRCQNRSDSHLSSNQWDISCDSHNWSPRKASLAHTHHSPHHQHHSSDAAVRKAEGSWSGLHVDQHSPAWREKYRRFVGIHQGKSIVKAECQCSCSPSFSRRQLLYK is encoded by the exons ATGAGGGAGAAAAAGTGCTTGAATTGTAATGTTAAATTGATAAAAACGTTGTCTGACAACATGGATGACGTGGTCAAAAATAAGCTTAAGAGCAATGCCAAGATTTACAGTAACACTTTGGAGCGAATAGTTCAAAAG TATTCAAAGCTGCATGACAATGGGACTGAGGTGAACCTGGAGGACATAACACCCCAAG AGGTGATAGTATGCATGGTCAAGTCAGAGTTGGAGCTATCAAAGCTGGGATTGTCAAAG AGTGAAGTTGACCTGGCAGAGCTGTCACTCGGAG atATTTCTGAAATACACAGGCCACAGAACACCATTGGAGACTTCCAG GTGGACATCTCATACCACCAGGATGATCACAACAATGATTGTGTAGATGAGGGTGCTGTCACTGTCAACAGTAATGATTCTGTTATGCAGCAGGCTGCAGAGAACAGCCACT TGGTGGATAATTCCAAACTGAATGGGACTAGGAGTAGCCTGTGGGGCGCGCCAGAGGAGCTGGAGCGCTCTCTGAGCAGTCAACGTAGCACTCTACTGGACCTGTATCCCAGCATGGTCAGCCAGGTAGGAGAGGCCTGGCGGCGCCAACATATGTCCGACGTGGCTGTAGGGGTTTTGAGGAGGTACCACAGGCTCAGGTGGTTCTCTAACAGAAACCTCAATAACCGCAACTTCAACATCAGACCTGCTCACAGAAAGACTACCCTCAACATTGGCCAATCCTTTCTCCAAACATCTCAGAACACCATACTGAATGTGAGTAACCTCAAGAGTCCAAAGTTGAACCTCAAAATGACAACCCACACCCATCCTCCTCCACAGACCAAGGTCAACCTCCAGGAATGGCCAGCAGAGAGGCTGTCCCACAGGAAGGGTACAGATTCAGGGAACGGACAACCGCCCCACCCTGTTCTAGTGATGGACTTCTCCTCTCGCCCCTCTGCAGGCTCCAGTcctgcctcctcccctccctctgcagccccctcccttctctctgctccctcctctgcagactcctctcctccctcctctgcagcctcccttccctcttctctctcctctgcagaCTCCTCCCTACAGGAGAGCCCTGAGTCAGAGGAGCCCCCCTTAAACCAAACCTTCATGGTGTCCATGCCCTCTTCCCCATCCTCCAGGGTTAGACACACTACCCTGGTCTTCAGTCCTGCCAGATCTGAAGACACCTTCACAGCAGGAGGGTTGAGCAGTCCATCTCTAAGGAAGTGTGCCCTCCCCACACTTCCCCATCAGAGGTTTTTCACAGCGGTATGCCCTGTGGTCAGTATGGAGATGTCTTCAGACTACCGCTCCCAAGTAGCACCGAGTCCCTACAGAGCCAGACTGCTGATCTGGGACGGCCAGCGTGCAGCATCTAACGCCCACCATAGAAGCCCCAAGTCGGGCTTTGCTGGATATCATCAAAGAAACACTGTGGAGCCCAGATCTTCCCCTGCGTCTTCACCCTCTCTTCATAGGCCTCTGATGTCACACAGGAAGCCCCACCACCTGGACTCCTGCAGTCCCTCCCAGCTGAAACTCCAATCGTCTAGATCATCATCTGATCATGAGTCTAGGGCAGGCCAGCCAAGGCTCCGGCGACACTATTCCCTGGATTCCTTCTCCCCATCTGTCAGTCTCTTACGAAACTCTGCTAAGCAGATTGACAAGGACTTCCAGAAGCTCTACCACAAGCTTGTCTGTCAGGGCAAATCCTCCTCCTGCCGTATGtgtgagaggagagcagagaccACCAGAGGAACCTCCTCTGCTCTGGCCGCCCTGGCCCTGTCTCCTCACCACTCTATCATGAGGAAGCGTCGCAGGGAGCTGGTCCAAGAACAGTCCCCAGAGTCCAAACGTTTCAGGGATAGCTCCTTTGTGTACTCCCCAGGATCTCTCCGCCAGAGGGTAGAAATGTTCAGGTGCCAGAACCGCTCAGACAGCCatttgtcctctaaccagtgggACATCTCCTGTGACTCCCACAACTGGAGCCCCCGCAAGGCCAGTCTGGCTCATACACACCACAGCCCCCATCACCAACATCACTCATCAGATGCAGCAGTCAGGAAAGCTGAAGGCTCCTGGTCTGGCCTGCATGTTGATCAGCACTCTCCTGCTTGG agagagaaatacagacgATTTGTTGGAATTC
- the LOC120054932 gene encoding uncharacterized protein LOC120054932 isoform X3 — translation MREKKCLNCNVKLIKTLSDNMDDVVKNKLKSNAKIYSNTLERIVQKYSKLHDNGTEVNLEDITPQEVIVCMVKSELELSKLGLSKSEVDLAELSLGDISEIHRPQNTIGDFQVDISYHQDDHNNDCVDEGAVTVNSNDSVMQQAAENSHLVDNSKLNGTRSSLWGAPEELERSLSSQRSTLLDLYPSMVSQTKVNLQEWPAERLSHRKGTDSGNGQPPHPVLVMDFSSRPSAGSSPASSPPSAAPSLLSAPSSADSSPPSSAASLPSSLSSADSSLQESPESEEPPLNQTFMVSMPSSPSSRVRHTTLVFSPARSEDTFTAGGLSSPSLRKCALPTLPHQRFFTAVCPVVSMEMSSDYRSQVAPSPYRARLLIWDGQRAASNAHHRSPKSGFAGYHQRNTVEPRSSPASSPSLHRPLMSHRKPHHLDSCSPSQLKLQSSRSSSDHESRAGQPRLRRHYSLDSFSPSVSLLRNSAKQIDKDFQKLYHKLVCQGKSSSCRMCERRAETTRGTSSALAALALSPHHSIMRKRRRELVQEQSPESKRFRDSSFVYSPGSLRQRVEMFRCQNRSDSHLSSNQWDISCDSHNWSPRKASLAHTHHSPHHQHHSSDAAVRKAEGSWSGLHVDQHSPAWREKYRRFVGIHQGKSIVKAECQCSCSPSFSRRQLLYK, via the exons ATGAGGGAGAAAAAGTGCTTGAATTGTAATGTTAAATTGATAAAAACGTTGTCTGACAACATGGATGACGTGGTCAAAAATAAGCTTAAGAGCAATGCCAAGATTTACAGTAACACTTTGGAGCGAATAGTTCAAAAG TATTCAAAGCTGCATGACAATGGGACTGAGGTGAACCTGGAGGACATAACACCCCAAG AGGTGATAGTATGCATGGTCAAGTCAGAGTTGGAGCTATCAAAGCTGGGATTGTCAAAG AGTGAAGTTGACCTGGCAGAGCTGTCACTCGGAG atATTTCTGAAATACACAGGCCACAGAACACCATTGGAGACTTCCAG GTGGACATCTCATACCACCAGGATGATCACAACAATGATTGTGTAGATGAGGGTGCTGTCACTGTCAACAGTAATGATTCTGTTATGCAGCAGGCTGCAGAGAACAGCCACT TGGTGGATAATTCCAAACTGAATGGGACTAGGAGTAGCCTGTGGGGCGCGCCAGAGGAGCTGGAGCGCTCTCTGAGCAGTCAACGTAGCACTCTACTGGACCTGTATCCCAGCATGGTCAGCCAG ACCAAGGTCAACCTCCAGGAATGGCCAGCAGAGAGGCTGTCCCACAGGAAGGGTACAGATTCAGGGAACGGACAACCGCCCCACCCTGTTCTAGTGATGGACTTCTCCTCTCGCCCCTCTGCAGGCTCCAGTcctgcctcctcccctccctctgcagccccctcccttctctctgctccctcctctgcagactcctctcctccctcctctgcagcctcccttccctcttctctctcctctgcagaCTCCTCCCTACAGGAGAGCCCTGAGTCAGAGGAGCCCCCCTTAAACCAAACCTTCATGGTGTCCATGCCCTCTTCCCCATCCTCCAGGGTTAGACACACTACCCTGGTCTTCAGTCCTGCCAGATCTGAAGACACCTTCACAGCAGGAGGGTTGAGCAGTCCATCTCTAAGGAAGTGTGCCCTCCCCACACTTCCCCATCAGAGGTTTTTCACAGCGGTATGCCCTGTGGTCAGTATGGAGATGTCTTCAGACTACCGCTCCCAAGTAGCACCGAGTCCCTACAGAGCCAGACTGCTGATCTGGGACGGCCAGCGTGCAGCATCTAACGCCCACCATAGAAGCCCCAAGTCGGGCTTTGCTGGATATCATCAAAGAAACACTGTGGAGCCCAGATCTTCCCCTGCGTCTTCACCCTCTCTTCATAGGCCTCTGATGTCACACAGGAAGCCCCACCACCTGGACTCCTGCAGTCCCTCCCAGCTGAAACTCCAATCGTCTAGATCATCATCTGATCATGAGTCTAGGGCAGGCCAGCCAAGGCTCCGGCGACACTATTCCCTGGATTCCTTCTCCCCATCTGTCAGTCTCTTACGAAACTCTGCTAAGCAGATTGACAAGGACTTCCAGAAGCTCTACCACAAGCTTGTCTGTCAGGGCAAATCCTCCTCCTGCCGTATGtgtgagaggagagcagagaccACCAGAGGAACCTCCTCTGCTCTGGCCGCCCTGGCCCTGTCTCCTCACCACTCTATCATGAGGAAGCGTCGCAGGGAGCTGGTCCAAGAACAGTCCCCAGAGTCCAAACGTTTCAGGGATAGCTCCTTTGTGTACTCCCCAGGATCTCTCCGCCAGAGGGTAGAAATGTTCAGGTGCCAGAACCGCTCAGACAGCCatttgtcctctaaccagtgggACATCTCCTGTGACTCCCACAACTGGAGCCCCCGCAAGGCCAGTCTGGCTCATACACACCACAGCCCCCATCACCAACATCACTCATCAGATGCAGCAGTCAGGAAAGCTGAAGGCTCCTGGTCTGGCCTGCATGTTGATCAGCACTCTCCTGCTTGG agagagaaatacagacgATTTGTTGGAATTC
- the LOC120054932 gene encoding uncharacterized protein LOC120054932 isoform X2 → MREKKCLNCNVKLIKTLSDNMDDVVKNKLKSNAKIYSNTLERIVQKVDISYHQDDHNNDCVDEGAVTVNSNDSVMQQAAENSHLVDNSKLNGTRSSLWGAPEELERSLSSQRSTLLDLYPSMVSQVGEAWRRQHMSDVAVGVLRRYHRLRWFSNRNLNNRNFNIRPAHRKTTLNIGQSFLQTSQNTILNVSNLKSPKLNLKMTTHTHPPPQTKVNLQEWPAERLSHRKGTDSGNGQPPHPVLVMDFSSRPSAGSSPASSPPSAAPSLLSAPSSADSSPPSSAASLPSSLSSADSSLQESPESEEPPLNQTFMVSMPSSPSSRVRHTTLVFSPARSEDTFTAGGLSSPSLRKCALPTLPHQRFFTAVCPVVSMEMSSDYRSQVAPSPYRARLLIWDGQRAASNAHHRSPKSGFAGYHQRNTVEPRSSPASSPSLHRPLMSHRKPHHLDSCSPSQLKLQSSRSSSDHESRAGQPRLRRHYSLDSFSPSVSLLRNSAKQIDKDFQKLYHKLVCQGKSSSCRMCERRAETTRGTSSALAALALSPHHSIMRKRRRELVQEQSPESKRFRDSSFVYSPGSLRQRVEMFRCQNRSDSHLSSNQWDISCDSHNWSPRKASLAHTHHSPHHQHHSSDAAVRKAEGSWSGLHVDQHSPAWREKYRRFVGIHQGKSIVKAECQCSCSPSFSRRQLLYK, encoded by the exons ATGAGGGAGAAAAAGTGCTTGAATTGTAATGTTAAATTGATAAAAACGTTGTCTGACAACATGGATGACGTGGTCAAAAATAAGCTTAAGAGCAATGCCAAGATTTACAGTAACACTTTGGAGCGAATAGTTCAAAAG GTGGACATCTCATACCACCAGGATGATCACAACAATGATTGTGTAGATGAGGGTGCTGTCACTGTCAACAGTAATGATTCTGTTATGCAGCAGGCTGCAGAGAACAGCCACT TGGTGGATAATTCCAAACTGAATGGGACTAGGAGTAGCCTGTGGGGCGCGCCAGAGGAGCTGGAGCGCTCTCTGAGCAGTCAACGTAGCACTCTACTGGACCTGTATCCCAGCATGGTCAGCCAGGTAGGAGAGGCCTGGCGGCGCCAACATATGTCCGACGTGGCTGTAGGGGTTTTGAGGAGGTACCACAGGCTCAGGTGGTTCTCTAACAGAAACCTCAATAACCGCAACTTCAACATCAGACCTGCTCACAGAAAGACTACCCTCAACATTGGCCAATCCTTTCTCCAAACATCTCAGAACACCATACTGAATGTGAGTAACCTCAAGAGTCCAAAGTTGAACCTCAAAATGACAACCCACACCCATCCTCCTCCACAGACCAAGGTCAACCTCCAGGAATGGCCAGCAGAGAGGCTGTCCCACAGGAAGGGTACAGATTCAGGGAACGGACAACCGCCCCACCCTGTTCTAGTGATGGACTTCTCCTCTCGCCCCTCTGCAGGCTCCAGTcctgcctcctcccctccctctgcagccccctcccttctctctgctccctcctctgcagactcctctcctccctcctctgcagcctcccttccctcttctctctcctctgcagaCTCCTCCCTACAGGAGAGCCCTGAGTCAGAGGAGCCCCCCTTAAACCAAACCTTCATGGTGTCCATGCCCTCTTCCCCATCCTCCAGGGTTAGACACACTACCCTGGTCTTCAGTCCTGCCAGATCTGAAGACACCTTCACAGCAGGAGGGTTGAGCAGTCCATCTCTAAGGAAGTGTGCCCTCCCCACACTTCCCCATCAGAGGTTTTTCACAGCGGTATGCCCTGTGGTCAGTATGGAGATGTCTTCAGACTACCGCTCCCAAGTAGCACCGAGTCCCTACAGAGCCAGACTGCTGATCTGGGACGGCCAGCGTGCAGCATCTAACGCCCACCATAGAAGCCCCAAGTCGGGCTTTGCTGGATATCATCAAAGAAACACTGTGGAGCCCAGATCTTCCCCTGCGTCTTCACCCTCTCTTCATAGGCCTCTGATGTCACACAGGAAGCCCCACCACCTGGACTCCTGCAGTCCCTCCCAGCTGAAACTCCAATCGTCTAGATCATCATCTGATCATGAGTCTAGGGCAGGCCAGCCAAGGCTCCGGCGACACTATTCCCTGGATTCCTTCTCCCCATCTGTCAGTCTCTTACGAAACTCTGCTAAGCAGATTGACAAGGACTTCCAGAAGCTCTACCACAAGCTTGTCTGTCAGGGCAAATCCTCCTCCTGCCGTATGtgtgagaggagagcagagaccACCAGAGGAACCTCCTCTGCTCTGGCCGCCCTGGCCCTGTCTCCTCACCACTCTATCATGAGGAAGCGTCGCAGGGAGCTGGTCCAAGAACAGTCCCCAGAGTCCAAACGTTTCAGGGATAGCTCCTTTGTGTACTCCCCAGGATCTCTCCGCCAGAGGGTAGAAATGTTCAGGTGCCAGAACCGCTCAGACAGCCatttgtcctctaaccagtgggACATCTCCTGTGACTCCCACAACTGGAGCCCCCGCAAGGCCAGTCTGGCTCATACACACCACAGCCCCCATCACCAACATCACTCATCAGATGCAGCAGTCAGGAAAGCTGAAGGCTCCTGGTCTGGCCTGCATGTTGATCAGCACTCTCCTGCTTGG agagagaaatacagacgATTTGTTGGAATTC
- the LOC120054932 gene encoding cell wall protein RBR3-like isoform X4 — protein MQQAAENSHLVDNSKLNGTRSSLWGAPEELERSLSSQRSTLLDLYPSMVSQVGEAWRRQHMSDVAVGVLRRYHRLRWFSNRNLNNRNFNIRPAHRKTTLNIGQSFLQTSQNTILNVSNLKSPKLNLKMTTHTHPPPQTKVNLQEWPAERLSHRKGTDSGNGQPPHPVLVMDFSSRPSAGSSPASSPPSAAPSLLSAPSSADSSPPSSAASLPSSLSSADSSLQESPESEEPPLNQTFMVSMPSSPSSRVRHTTLVFSPARSEDTFTAGGLSSPSLRKCALPTLPHQRFFTAVCPVVSMEMSSDYRSQVAPSPYRARLLIWDGQRAASNAHHRSPKSGFAGYHQRNTVEPRSSPASSPSLHRPLMSHRKPHHLDSCSPSQLKLQSSRSSSDHESRAGQPRLRRHYSLDSFSPSVSLLRNSAKQIDKDFQKLYHKLVCQGKSSSCRMCERRAETTRGTSSALAALALSPHHSIMRKRRRELVQEQSPESKRFRDSSFVYSPGSLRQRVEMFRCQNRSDSHLSSNQWDISCDSHNWSPRKASLAHTHHSPHHQHHSSDAAVRKAEGSWSGLHVDQHSPAWREKYRRFVGIHQGKSIVKAECQCSCSPSFSRRQLLYK, from the exons ATGCAGCAGGCTGCAGAGAACAGCCACT TGGTGGATAATTCCAAACTGAATGGGACTAGGAGTAGCCTGTGGGGCGCGCCAGAGGAGCTGGAGCGCTCTCTGAGCAGTCAACGTAGCACTCTACTGGACCTGTATCCCAGCATGGTCAGCCAGGTAGGAGAGGCCTGGCGGCGCCAACATATGTCCGACGTGGCTGTAGGGGTTTTGAGGAGGTACCACAGGCTCAGGTGGTTCTCTAACAGAAACCTCAATAACCGCAACTTCAACATCAGACCTGCTCACAGAAAGACTACCCTCAACATTGGCCAATCCTTTCTCCAAACATCTCAGAACACCATACTGAATGTGAGTAACCTCAAGAGTCCAAAGTTGAACCTCAAAATGACAACCCACACCCATCCTCCTCCACAGACCAAGGTCAACCTCCAGGAATGGCCAGCAGAGAGGCTGTCCCACAGGAAGGGTACAGATTCAGGGAACGGACAACCGCCCCACCCTGTTCTAGTGATGGACTTCTCCTCTCGCCCCTCTGCAGGCTCCAGTcctgcctcctcccctccctctgcagccccctcccttctctctgctccctcctctgcagactcctctcctccctcctctgcagcctcccttccctcttctctctcctctgcagaCTCCTCCCTACAGGAGAGCCCTGAGTCAGAGGAGCCCCCCTTAAACCAAACCTTCATGGTGTCCATGCCCTCTTCCCCATCCTCCAGGGTTAGACACACTACCCTGGTCTTCAGTCCTGCCAGATCTGAAGACACCTTCACAGCAGGAGGGTTGAGCAGTCCATCTCTAAGGAAGTGTGCCCTCCCCACACTTCCCCATCAGAGGTTTTTCACAGCGGTATGCCCTGTGGTCAGTATGGAGATGTCTTCAGACTACCGCTCCCAAGTAGCACCGAGTCCCTACAGAGCCAGACTGCTGATCTGGGACGGCCAGCGTGCAGCATCTAACGCCCACCATAGAAGCCCCAAGTCGGGCTTTGCTGGATATCATCAAAGAAACACTGTGGAGCCCAGATCTTCCCCTGCGTCTTCACCCTCTCTTCATAGGCCTCTGATGTCACACAGGAAGCCCCACCACCTGGACTCCTGCAGTCCCTCCCAGCTGAAACTCCAATCGTCTAGATCATCATCTGATCATGAGTCTAGGGCAGGCCAGCCAAGGCTCCGGCGACACTATTCCCTGGATTCCTTCTCCCCATCTGTCAGTCTCTTACGAAACTCTGCTAAGCAGATTGACAAGGACTTCCAGAAGCTCTACCACAAGCTTGTCTGTCAGGGCAAATCCTCCTCCTGCCGTATGtgtgagaggagagcagagaccACCAGAGGAACCTCCTCTGCTCTGGCCGCCCTGGCCCTGTCTCCTCACCACTCTATCATGAGGAAGCGTCGCAGGGAGCTGGTCCAAGAACAGTCCCCAGAGTCCAAACGTTTCAGGGATAGCTCCTTTGTGTACTCCCCAGGATCTCTCCGCCAGAGGGTAGAAATGTTCAGGTGCCAGAACCGCTCAGACAGCCatttgtcctctaaccagtgggACATCTCCTGTGACTCCCACAACTGGAGCCCCCGCAAGGCCAGTCTGGCTCATACACACCACAGCCCCCATCACCAACATCACTCATCAGATGCAGCAGTCAGGAAAGCTGAAGGCTCCTGGTCTGGCCTGCATGTTGATCAGCACTCTCCTGCTTGG agagagaaatacagacgATTTGTTGGAATTC